In Actinoplanes sp. NBC_00393, a single genomic region encodes these proteins:
- a CDS encoding siderophore-interacting protein, which yields MSVDRSDPGPRVAAHQRGGRGLARVPYPIGVRTVAISAITEVTPAMRRLTLSGAGLAGFHTYQCDDHVKIVFPGPDGVRRDPMPNDRQMLDWPRPFPPTRSYTIRRYDADALEVDLDFVVHEGGLASTWVKQAQVGEQVTIAGPPGAKTFAHTYAHYLFAVDATALPAVGRWLDESPADVSATVVVAGDERAYPLAERERVKVVHDELGAITAVAAPDDTFLFAAGEAGSLKPVRAWGRGRFDHHVTGYWKHGVADHDDDHH from the coding sequence GTGAGCGTCGACCGCAGCGACCCCGGTCCCCGCGTCGCCGCGCATCAGCGCGGCGGGCGGGGGCTGGCCCGCGTTCCATACCCGATCGGGGTGCGCACGGTGGCGATCAGCGCGATCACCGAGGTCACGCCGGCCATGCGGCGCCTCACGCTGAGCGGCGCCGGCCTGGCCGGCTTCCACACCTACCAGTGCGACGACCACGTCAAAATCGTCTTTCCAGGACCGGATGGGGTACGCCGAGACCCGATGCCGAACGACCGCCAGATGCTGGACTGGCCGCGCCCGTTCCCGCCGACGCGCAGTTACACGATCCGCCGCTACGACGCGGACGCCCTGGAAGTCGACCTGGACTTCGTGGTGCATGAGGGCGGGCTCGCCTCGACCTGGGTGAAGCAGGCGCAGGTCGGTGAGCAGGTGACGATCGCCGGACCGCCGGGGGCGAAGACGTTCGCCCACACATACGCGCACTATCTGTTCGCGGTCGACGCCACGGCGCTGCCCGCGGTGGGCCGCTGGCTGGACGAGTCGCCCGCCGACGTCAGCGCGACCGTGGTCGTGGCCGGTGACGAACGGGCCTATCCCCTCGCCGAACGCGAGCGGGTGAAGGTCGTCCACGACGAGCTGGGCGCAATCACCGCGGTGGCGGCGCCGGACGACACGTTCCTGTTCGCCGCGGGTGAGGCGGGCTCACTGAAGCCGGTGCGGGCCTGGGGCCGCGGCCGGTTCGACCATCACGTGACCGGTTACTGGAAGCACGGCGTTGCGGACCACGACGACGACCACCACTGA
- a CDS encoding FecCD family ABC transporter permease, whose protein sequence is MRTTTTTTTDKLPILIGALVLLLVAAVAGVSVGTRTVAPAEIWRAFTAFAGTDDHLVIRDLRLPRTLLGLVIGAALGVAGALVQTMTRNPLAEPGLLGVTAGAGFAINLGVLFGLADSPAMQLVLSVAGCAAAAILVYAVGRSSPLRLVLAGVALSAVLSGVSLGMRLIWPDVLDEYRFWSVGALAGVTGSSQTLPTVVLLLALAGSLVVARPLGVVTLGEDTAQALGAHVARTRTAVLILVTVLAGAATAIAGPIAFVGLMIPHLARRFAGGSTPWLIGFSLVFGPVLLVLADVMSRVLLPTGEVPVAIVTAFIGAPVLIWAVRRYGARSL, encoded by the coding sequence TTGCGGACCACGACGACGACCACCACTGACAAGCTTCCGATCCTCATCGGGGCCCTGGTTCTGCTGCTGGTCGCCGCGGTGGCCGGGGTGAGTGTGGGGACCCGGACGGTAGCGCCCGCCGAGATCTGGCGGGCGTTCACCGCGTTCGCGGGCACCGACGACCACCTTGTCATCCGGGATCTGCGGCTTCCGCGTACGCTGCTCGGTCTTGTCATCGGCGCCGCCCTCGGCGTGGCCGGCGCCCTCGTGCAGACCATGACCCGCAACCCGCTCGCGGAGCCCGGACTGCTCGGCGTGACCGCGGGCGCCGGGTTCGCGATCAACCTGGGCGTGCTGTTCGGCCTGGCAGACAGCCCGGCCATGCAGTTGGTGCTGTCCGTCGCCGGCTGCGCGGCGGCAGCGATTCTGGTGTACGCGGTGGGCCGCTCGTCGCCGCTGCGGCTGGTCCTTGCCGGGGTCGCGCTCAGCGCGGTGCTGTCGGGGGTGTCGCTCGGGATGCGGCTGATCTGGCCGGATGTGCTGGACGAGTACCGGTTCTGGTCGGTCGGAGCGCTGGCCGGGGTGACCGGGAGTTCGCAGACGTTGCCGACGGTTGTGCTGCTTCTGGCGTTGGCGGGGTCGCTGGTGGTGGCCCGGCCGCTTGGTGTGGTGACGCTGGGTGAGGACACGGCTCAGGCGTTGGGGGCGCATGTCGCGCGTACCCGGACTGCGGTTTTGATTCTGGTGACAGTGCTGGCTGGGGCCGCGACGGCGATCGCCGGGCCGATCGCCTTCGTCGGGCTGATGATTCCGCATCTGGCGCGACGGTTCGCGGGTGGGTCGACGCCGTGGCTGATCGGGTTCTCGCTGGTGTTCGGGCCGGTGCTGCTGGTGCTGGCAGATGTGATGTCGCGGGTGCTGCTGCCGACCGGTGAGGTGCCGGTGGCGATCGTCACCGCGTTCATCGGTGCGCCGGTGCTGATCTGGGCGGTTCGCCGCTACGGGGCGAGGTCGCTGTGA
- a CDS encoding FecCD family ABC transporter permease, which yields MKFRIVMLAVAAVLGFVGLSHGSSWDAPSQVLAALTGSGDLSVVVLEWRLPRVVAALAFGAALGVAGGLFQNLTRNSLGSPDVIGLDSGAYTGALIAITVLGGGAATLQLSSVIGGLLAAAVVYLLASKSGLDGMRLIVIGIAANAMLVATNSWIVLRAELDVAIAATGWSAGTLNGMDWEELILPLIVLAVLAVLIAVITPAVHQASLGDDLALASGVHLRRLRLLMVVAGVCATATVTAVAGPIVFVALAAPQIGRRLAGRPGIPLLPSALTGAVLLLGSDLVAQLLLSPVSLPVGVVTTAVGGAYLIWLLILQVRRGALVA from the coding sequence GTGAAGTTCCGGATCGTCATGCTCGCGGTGGCTGCGGTGCTGGGGTTCGTAGGGCTCAGCCACGGCAGTTCGTGGGACGCGCCGTCTCAGGTGCTGGCCGCGCTGACCGGCAGCGGTGACCTGTCGGTGGTGGTTCTGGAATGGCGGCTGCCGCGGGTGGTCGCGGCGCTGGCGTTCGGGGCGGCGCTCGGGGTGGCCGGCGGGCTGTTCCAGAATTTGACCCGCAACTCGCTGGGCAGCCCGGATGTGATCGGGTTGGACTCGGGGGCCTACACGGGGGCACTGATCGCGATCACCGTGCTCGGCGGTGGGGCGGCGACTCTGCAGCTCAGCTCGGTGATCGGTGGGCTGCTCGCGGCGGCAGTCGTCTACCTGCTGGCGTCGAAGTCCGGGTTGGACGGGATGCGGCTGATCGTCATCGGCATCGCGGCCAACGCGATGCTGGTCGCGACGAACTCGTGGATCGTGCTGCGTGCCGAACTGGATGTGGCGATCGCGGCGACGGGGTGGAGCGCGGGGACGCTCAACGGGATGGACTGGGAAGAGCTGATCCTGCCGTTGATCGTGCTGGCGGTGCTGGCCGTGCTGATCGCGGTGATCACGCCGGCGGTGCATCAGGCTTCCCTCGGCGACGACCTGGCGTTGGCGTCAGGGGTGCATCTGCGGCGGCTCCGTTTGTTGATGGTGGTGGCCGGGGTGTGCGCGACGGCGACGGTTACTGCGGTGGCGGGGCCGATCGTGTTCGTGGCTTTGGCCGCCCCGCAGATCGGGCGGCGGCTGGCCGGGCGCCCAGGCATCCCGCTGTTGCCGTCGGCGCTGACCGGGGCGGTGCTGCTGCTCGGTTCGGATCTGGTCGCGCAGCTGCTGCTGTCGCCGGTGTCACTGCCGGTGGGCGTGGTGACCACGGCGGTGGGCGGGGCGTACCTGATCTGGTTGCTGATCCTGCAGGTCCGCCGGGGTGCCCTGGTCGCCTAG
- a CDS encoding SitI3 family protein translates to MAIEYTLLCDAGCGAAELQAFFRTEIHGDLDHGETVFCHGMYVTTRPIPDGEQKELFGFEPRIAATFHFSDLADDATDARNTACMVRSVLGLVTRYGCCGVLLFNGDLAITQWTPDEVVFDCDWEPWSQVELISAHPMRRLPQPLL, encoded by the coding sequence ATGGCCATCGAGTACACCCTGCTGTGCGATGCCGGGTGCGGCGCCGCAGAATTGCAGGCCTTCTTCCGCACGGAGATCCACGGCGACCTCGACCATGGGGAGACGGTCTTCTGCCACGGCATGTATGTGACCACCCGCCCCATCCCGGACGGCGAGCAGAAGGAGCTGTTCGGCTTCGAGCCGCGGATCGCCGCGACGTTCCACTTCTCCGACCTGGCTGATGATGCGACCGACGCCCGCAACACCGCGTGTATGGTCCGTTCCGTGCTCGGCCTGGTGACTCGCTACGGCTGCTGCGGCGTCCTGCTGTTCAACGGCGACCTGGCGATCACCCAGTGGACCCCGGACGAGGTCGTCTTCGACTGCGACTGGGAGCCGTGGTCGCAAGTGGAGCTGATCAGCGCACACCCGATGCGCCGCCTACCGCAGCCACTGTTGTAG
- the istB gene encoding IS21-like element helper ATPase IstB has translation MSRIPRAITENAADAAIETSCRVLHLPTVRSQFSEMITRAERDQLSYRGMLAELLMAECEERDRRRSQRRLQAAGFPRQKWLTDFDYTANPNINAALINNLATCDWIRAGQPLCLIGDSGTGKSHLLIGLGSAAAMAGFRVRYTLAAKLVNELVEAADDRQLTKTIARYGRVDLLCIDELGYLELDRRGAEMLFQVLTEREEKNSVAIASNESFSGWTRTFTDPRLCAAIVDRLTFNGTIVETGNDSYRLSRTAAKQPATSAS, from the coding sequence GTGAGCCGCATTCCTCGAGCCATTACCGAGAACGCCGCCGACGCGGCGATCGAGACTTCCTGCCGGGTGCTGCATCTGCCCACCGTCCGCAGCCAGTTCTCCGAGATGATCACCCGGGCCGAACGTGACCAGCTCAGCTATCGCGGCATGCTCGCCGAACTGCTGATGGCCGAGTGCGAAGAACGAGACCGGCGCCGTTCCCAGCGGCGGCTGCAGGCCGCGGGCTTTCCTCGCCAGAAGTGGCTCACCGACTTCGACTACACCGCTAACCCGAACATCAACGCCGCGCTCATCAACAACCTCGCTACCTGCGACTGGATTCGCGCCGGCCAGCCTCTCTGCCTGATCGGCGACTCCGGCACCGGCAAATCACACCTGCTCATCGGTTTGGGATCGGCCGCGGCGATGGCCGGGTTCCGGGTCCGCTACACCCTGGCCGCGAAACTGGTCAACGAGCTGGTCGAAGCCGCCGACGACCGGCAGCTGACCAAAACCATCGCCCGCTACGGCCGGGTCGACCTGCTCTGCATCGACGAACTCGGGTATCTCGAACTCGATCGCCGCGGCGCGGAGATGCTGTTCCAGGTCCTGACCGAACGCGAGGAGAAGAACAGCGTCGCGATCGCCTCCAACGAGTCCTTCTCCGGCTGGACCCGCACGTTCACCGACCCCCGGCTCTGCGCCGCGATCGTTGACCGGCTGACCTTCAACGGCACGATCGTCGAAACCGGCAACGACTCCTACAGGCTCTCCCGAACCGCCGCGAAACAGCCCGCCACCAGCGCATCCTGA
- a CDS encoding ABC transporter substrate-binding protein — protein sequence MRLRLLGATAVALTLLAGCGSDGGDEAGAAAATRTFSADNGDITIPADPKRVVATGYAVPALIEADAALVGISTWERGLKMMTPEDLATYEKLTKIAGETAAETNYEAIAAAKPDLIVIGVPKPVLADVDVKRLESIAPVVAIGPTLPNAWRTLSQKQSDAAGRTSTFEAGKKAYDEKAAELKTKYATALSGLKFGHLGAYGEAAKGTFQREFSGSWGTNIAEDLGVTYYGEVKVKGPGSAAVSEYPSMEELPASFAEADVITYTLEPDGKPGPEVQAVLNSPLWKNLPAVKAGQVYGFTFTEAATYPSAMKTLDAVDQALAPLLAK from the coding sequence ATGCGTTTGCGACTCCTCGGCGCGACGGCCGTCGCCCTCACCCTGCTCGCCGGCTGCGGCAGCGACGGCGGTGACGAGGCCGGCGCCGCCGCGGCCACGCGGACATTCTCGGCGGACAACGGAGACATCACCATCCCGGCCGACCCGAAGCGGGTCGTGGCCACCGGGTACGCGGTTCCCGCGCTGATCGAGGCGGACGCCGCCCTGGTCGGCATCTCCACGTGGGAGCGCGGCCTGAAGATGATGACGCCGGAGGATCTGGCCACCTACGAGAAGCTGACGAAGATCGCCGGCGAGACGGCGGCGGAGACGAACTACGAGGCGATCGCGGCGGCCAAGCCCGACCTGATCGTCATCGGCGTGCCGAAGCCGGTGCTCGCCGACGTCGACGTCAAGCGCCTCGAGTCGATCGCGCCGGTGGTGGCGATCGGCCCGACGCTGCCGAACGCGTGGCGCACGCTGTCGCAGAAGCAGTCCGACGCGGCCGGGCGGACCAGCACGTTCGAGGCGGGCAAGAAGGCGTACGACGAGAAGGCCGCGGAGCTGAAGACGAAGTACGCGACGGCGCTGTCCGGGCTGAAGTTCGGGCACCTCGGCGCGTACGGGGAGGCCGCGAAGGGCACCTTCCAGCGCGAGTTCTCCGGCTCGTGGGGCACCAACATCGCGGAGGACCTGGGCGTCACCTACTACGGCGAGGTCAAGGTGAAGGGCCCGGGCAGCGCGGCCGTCAGCGAGTACCCGTCGATGGAGGAACTCCCGGCCAGCTTCGCCGAGGCCGACGTGATCACCTACACGCTGGAGCCGGACGGCAAGCCGGGCCCCGAGGTGCAGGCGGTGCTGAACTCGCCGCTGTGGAAGAACCTGCCCGCGGTCAAGGCCGGCCAGGTCTACGGGTTCACCTTCACCGAGGCGGCCACCTACCCGTCGGCGATGAAGACTCTCGACGCCGTCGACCAGGCGCTCGCGCCGCTGCTGGCCAAGTGA
- the istA gene encoding IS21 family transposase, whose product MPLTKNELFRRIRSDAVLEELSIRALARRHGVHRRLVREALASAEPTPRRHPVRRSPRLDPVKKTIDEWLRADLEAPRKQRHTARRIKDRLAEEVDVDVAYSTVRDYVSMRRRQIAAEAGAPMDGFIIRHNRPGADAEVDFGEVMVCLAGTMTRCHLFAFRLAYSGLAVHRVTVSCGQEAFLEGHEYAFDLIGGIPAGQIRYDNLSSAVRRVVFRSRSRVENPRWEAFREHYGFTAFYCIPGLEGAHEKGGVEGQVGYYRRNRLTPVPTVATLEELNQRLAAADLDDRDRKIRLRTRTVGEDFAAEAALLARLPAEKFGASLTLRPRVDREATVTVRMNDYSVPARFIGRKLQVVLGTTEVVVSDGRTEVARHPRLPGRGGQHLLLDHYLEILLRKPGALAGSEALDQARREGTFTTDHEAFWAAAKVATDDEAAGTRELIQVLLLHRHMRGADVTAGIRAALSVGTATADVVAVEARKAAQNAGRSPTIAAGPPPAPPPPLPPPAPPPVTEQTLQRVAQLPADHRPPPDLNRWDQLLHHRRKESS is encoded by the coding sequence ATGCCGTTGACCAAGAACGAACTGTTCCGCCGGATCCGCTCCGACGCGGTGCTTGAAGAGCTGTCGATTCGGGCGTTGGCGCGGAGGCACGGTGTGCACCGGCGGTTGGTCCGCGAAGCGCTGGCATCAGCGGAGCCGACGCCGCGTCGGCATCCGGTGCGTCGTTCACCGCGGCTCGATCCGGTGAAGAAGACGATCGACGAGTGGCTGCGGGCGGATCTGGAGGCGCCGCGTAAGCAGCGGCACACCGCTCGGCGGATCAAGGATCGGCTGGCAGAGGAGGTGGACGTCGACGTCGCGTACTCGACGGTGCGTGACTACGTGTCGATGCGGCGCCGGCAGATCGCGGCGGAGGCAGGTGCGCCGATGGACGGATTCATCATCCGGCACAATCGGCCCGGCGCCGACGCGGAAGTCGACTTCGGTGAGGTGATGGTCTGCCTGGCCGGGACGATGACCCGCTGTCACCTGTTCGCGTTCCGGCTGGCCTACTCCGGCCTGGCGGTGCACCGCGTGACGGTGTCCTGCGGACAAGAGGCGTTCCTGGAAGGACACGAATACGCCTTCGACCTGATCGGCGGGATCCCGGCCGGGCAGATCCGCTACGACAACCTGAGCTCGGCAGTACGCCGCGTGGTTTTCCGCAGCCGATCCAGGGTCGAGAACCCGAGGTGGGAGGCTTTCCGGGAGCACTACGGATTCACTGCCTTCTACTGCATTCCCGGCTTGGAAGGTGCTCACGAGAAGGGCGGAGTCGAAGGTCAGGTCGGCTACTACCGCCGCAACCGGCTGACTCCCGTCCCGACCGTTGCCACGCTGGAAGAGCTGAACCAGCGGCTGGCGGCCGCTGATCTGGACGACCGGGACCGCAAGATCCGGCTCCGGACGAGGACTGTCGGGGAGGACTTCGCTGCCGAAGCTGCGCTGCTGGCCCGCCTGCCAGCGGAGAAGTTCGGGGCGTCACTCACGCTGCGGCCCCGGGTCGATCGCGAAGCGACGGTGACGGTCCGGATGAACGACTACTCGGTCCCGGCGAGGTTCATCGGCCGCAAGCTGCAGGTCGTGCTGGGCACCACCGAAGTCGTCGTCTCCGACGGCCGCACCGAGGTTGCCCGGCATCCCCGTCTGCCGGGACGCGGCGGCCAGCATCTGCTGCTGGACCACTACCTGGAGATCCTGCTACGCAAACCTGGAGCGCTGGCCGGCTCGGAAGCCCTCGATCAAGCCCGGCGGGAAGGCACCTTCACCACCGATCACGAAGCGTTCTGGGCGGCGGCGAAGGTCGCCACCGACGATGAGGCCGCCGGCACCCGGGAACTGATCCAGGTCCTGCTGCTGCACCGGCACATGCGCGGCGCCGACGTGACCGCCGGCATCCGGGCCGCGTTGAGCGTCGGCACCGCGACCGCTGACGTCGTGGCGGTCGAAGCCCGCAAAGCCGCCCAGAACGCCGGGCGTTCACCCACGATCGCGGCCGGGCCGCCACCGGCACCACCACCTCCACTGCCACCGCCGGCTCCGCCGCCGGTCACGGAGCAGACCTTGCAGCGGGTGGCGCAGTTGCCCGCCGACCACCGGCCGCCGCCGGATCTGAACCGCTGGGACCAGCTGTTACACCACCGAAGGAAGGAATCATCGTGA
- a CDS encoding DUF4034 domain-containing protein, whose product MWPFKRGPKEPFLDPTYGDPHRKALIKALQKRNWKWARELFGMAADPDEFAFLMEAAGQVDGLEDWIGQWIAAEPESTLPTLVAGCHAVSLAGRARGAQRAQYTSSDQFRNFHQGLHHAESLLRQVIERDPDNVTAWTWLVTSGRGLQIGKAEAQERFDQVLRLHPTHLVAHEQRLQYLCAKWSGSHEAMFEFARSTAAAAGPNSLLHELVAVAHLERWSYKRSEEDNAYITSEEVGAELLAAAENSIFHPDYVHAGPGWAPRVATFALVLELADQFDAAWHAFALLDGQVTEWPWQYIGDPVEKFTASRDWVNTNRS is encoded by the coding sequence ATGTGGCCGTTCAAGCGGGGACCGAAAGAGCCGTTCCTCGACCCCACCTACGGTGATCCGCACCGCAAAGCCCTGATCAAGGCGCTGCAGAAGCGGAACTGGAAGTGGGCGCGGGAGCTGTTCGGCATGGCCGCCGACCCGGACGAGTTCGCCTTCCTGATGGAGGCCGCCGGGCAGGTCGACGGTCTCGAGGACTGGATCGGCCAGTGGATCGCCGCCGAACCCGAGTCCACCCTGCCGACGCTGGTCGCCGGCTGCCACGCCGTTTCCCTGGCCGGGCGGGCGCGCGGTGCTCAGCGCGCGCAGTACACCAGCTCCGACCAGTTCCGGAACTTCCACCAGGGCCTGCACCACGCCGAGTCGCTGCTGCGCCAGGTGATCGAGCGTGACCCGGACAATGTGACCGCCTGGACCTGGCTGGTGACCAGTGGGCGCGGTCTGCAGATCGGGAAGGCCGAGGCCCAGGAGCGGTTCGACCAGGTGCTGCGTCTGCATCCGACGCATCTGGTCGCGCATGAGCAGCGGCTGCAGTATCTGTGCGCGAAATGGTCCGGCAGTCATGAGGCGATGTTCGAGTTCGCCCGCAGCACTGCGGCGGCGGCCGGGCCGAACAGTCTGTTGCACGAGCTGGTCGCGGTGGCCCACCTGGAGCGGTGGTCCTACAAGCGGTCGGAGGAGGACAACGCGTACATCACCTCTGAGGAGGTCGGCGCCGAACTGCTCGCCGCCGCCGAGAACTCGATCTTCCACCCGGACTACGTCCACGCCGGCCCGGGCTGGGCGCCTCGGGTGGCGACGTTCGCGCTGGTTCTTGAATTGGCAGACCAGTTCGACGCGGCCTGGCACGCGTTCGCCCTGCTGGACGGCCAGGTCACGGAGTGGCCGTGGCAGTACATCGGCGACCCGGTCGAGAAGTTCACCGCAAGCCGCGACTGGGTCAACACCAACCGCAGCTAG
- a CDS encoding NACHT domain-containing protein, giving the protein MVARRLTYADAVVLLGGSTPAVAALDRALGGLLLAGTAAGVTSALSLFDAKTEFVRVGQSVLSGLRDRLHGLGRLDRTERLQGAHTVIVVTAFFEVVSEENLPFDVAEAAPSRADQVRLARAGTDWPTGLLAADAPSPSPEAPYEAVLDRLNHWYARLADRLVDHLEGLAVWERLNDTERNSVSHLLRSQLPQRAVERYEILYRTLAVDVPEFDLWTQRNDDIATRAEIHRVRQGLRDLETLLVQAGSARPPDAQRQSLALAYRAALDEPIVDTAGTPRHLSAPTLGEIYIDPSFVARAAGPGDRPGEEDWWDEMPPRDDLSDFLAGRLTTPQATSGPLILLGHPGAGKSSLVRVLAARLPAADFLPVRVPLRDVPADLELQDQIEYALRAATGLRIEWPELSAATNGALPVLLLDGFDELLQATGVSQSDFLERVAAFQRREAIQQRPVSVLVTSRTAVIDRARLPEDTLVVRLEPFTSDHVDRWLAVWNEANEAGLHAVGLRPFPADLARRYADLASQPLLLLMLALYDAQANDVQRIDGNRLDVTGLYERLMVSYALREVAKDLNEAPAGRVEAELMRLSAAAFAMFNRSQQWVTEAQLDADLTALELAPTGHDRPQVGFRSPLTVGQELLGRFFFLQRAQAIRGDERLRTYEFLHATFGEYLVARLTVHALIDLRVREAAATLPFGRAAADEDLLYSLLSFAPLTAREAVLPFLSSLLDQSGQHAQLAELAVRRFRATVNWTDTPATGYRPASLPLVDRHALYAFNLLLLALTAGPITAAQLFPGAEVPADEWRRWVGRWQATISQDGWSVFIAAVQLRRTWLENRRDVELTLIPDGVEVANVDPYWGRNMPPGDRAYYGFVHHMESTIDLTYQIRGEPIDDVLRHALEPAMAIMGLAVTSFAPRTETECRSVAHTLIALWLASDLREPVEMLIEKYDDAVWATTRAWPPPRYGAPGSSPALMLLLRSLRRDSERLPPGKVFEWSQSFLDWEYFTADHRPLLRDCLLAVRAAGPEDDIVRQELLDKVDKVLDDLQS; this is encoded by the coding sequence ATGGTGGCCAGGCGACTCACGTACGCGGACGCGGTTGTGCTTCTGGGTGGCTCCACCCCGGCGGTCGCTGCCCTCGACCGGGCACTGGGCGGCCTGCTGTTGGCCGGCACCGCGGCCGGCGTCACCTCGGCGCTGAGCCTGTTCGACGCCAAGACCGAATTTGTCCGTGTCGGCCAGTCGGTATTGAGCGGTCTGCGCGACCGGTTGCATGGCCTCGGCCGTCTCGACCGCACTGAGCGGCTGCAGGGCGCGCACACCGTCATCGTGGTGACGGCCTTCTTCGAGGTTGTGTCGGAAGAGAACCTTCCCTTTGACGTGGCCGAGGCCGCCCCCTCCCGCGCCGACCAGGTGAGACTCGCTCGAGCAGGCACCGACTGGCCGACTGGGCTGCTCGCCGCCGACGCGCCGTCGCCTTCACCCGAGGCCCCCTACGAAGCGGTGCTCGACCGGCTCAACCACTGGTATGCGCGACTCGCCGATCGACTTGTTGATCACCTCGAGGGCTTGGCCGTGTGGGAGCGTCTCAACGACACCGAGCGAAACTCGGTGTCCCACCTGCTTCGAAGCCAACTGCCCCAAAGGGCCGTCGAGCGCTACGAGATCCTGTATCGCACGCTGGCCGTCGATGTCCCCGAGTTCGATCTCTGGACCCAGCGCAATGACGACATCGCCACCCGCGCCGAAATCCATCGTGTGCGGCAAGGGCTACGCGACCTGGAAACACTTCTCGTCCAGGCCGGCTCCGCCCGGCCGCCGGACGCCCAGCGCCAATCGCTGGCTCTTGCCTATCGCGCCGCCCTCGACGAGCCGATCGTGGATACGGCCGGCACACCACGGCACCTTTCCGCCCCCACACTCGGCGAGATCTACATCGACCCGAGCTTCGTGGCGCGCGCCGCAGGCCCGGGAGACCGGCCGGGGGAGGAGGATTGGTGGGATGAGATGCCTCCGCGAGACGATCTCTCGGACTTTCTTGCTGGGCGTCTCACCACGCCTCAGGCAACGTCCGGTCCGCTGATCCTGCTCGGTCATCCCGGTGCGGGAAAGTCGTCGCTGGTGCGTGTTCTCGCCGCCCGACTGCCCGCCGCCGATTTCCTGCCCGTCCGCGTGCCGCTCCGGGACGTTCCAGCAGATCTGGAACTTCAAGACCAGATCGAGTACGCCCTGCGCGCCGCAACCGGCCTGCGGATCGAGTGGCCGGAACTGTCCGCGGCGACGAACGGCGCCCTGCCGGTGCTCCTGCTCGACGGCTTCGACGAGTTGCTCCAGGCCACCGGCGTGAGCCAATCCGATTTCCTCGAAAGAGTCGCCGCATTCCAGCGCCGGGAAGCGATCCAGCAACGGCCGGTATCGGTCCTTGTCACCAGCCGAACCGCGGTGATCGATCGAGCCCGCCTGCCGGAGGACACGCTCGTCGTGCGGCTCGAGCCATTCACCTCCGATCACGTGGACCGGTGGCTCGCCGTGTGGAACGAAGCCAACGAGGCTGGACTGCACGCCGTTGGACTGCGGCCCTTTCCCGCCGACCTCGCCCGCCGCTACGCCGACCTCGCCAGCCAGCCGCTGCTGCTTCTCATGCTGGCGCTCTACGATGCACAAGCCAACGACGTGCAGAGGATCGACGGCAACAGGCTCGACGTCACCGGTCTGTACGAGCGCCTGATGGTCAGCTATGCCCTGCGCGAGGTGGCGAAGGACCTGAACGAGGCGCCAGCCGGCCGAGTGGAGGCGGAGCTGATGCGCCTGTCGGCGGCCGCGTTCGCGATGTTCAACCGATCGCAGCAGTGGGTGACCGAGGCGCAGCTGGATGCGGACCTCACCGCGTTGGAACTCGCGCCTACCGGCCACGACCGCCCACAGGTGGGTTTCCGATCGCCGCTCACCGTGGGCCAGGAACTACTCGGTCGCTTCTTCTTCCTCCAGCGGGCACAGGCCATCCGCGGAGACGAGCGGCTACGCACGTACGAGTTCCTGCACGCCACTTTCGGCGAATACCTGGTAGCGCGCCTGACCGTACATGCGCTGATTGATCTTCGTGTGCGGGAAGCTGCCGCGACGCTCCCTTTCGGGCGTGCCGCCGCAGATGAAGACCTGCTCTACTCTCTGCTGTCCTTCGCGCCGCTGACGGCCCGCGAAGCTGTACTGCCTTTCCTGTCATCGCTGCTCGACCAATCAGGTCAGCATGCGCAGCTCGCCGAGCTTGCGGTCAGGCGATTCCGGGCCACCGTCAATTGGACCGACACACCCGCAACGGGGTACCGGCCGGCATCGCTGCCGCTTGTCGACCGTCATGCGCTCTACGCCTTCAACCTGCTGCTTCTGGCGTTGACGGCAGGACCGATCACCGCGGCACAGCTGTTCCCCGGCGCCGAGGTGCCGGCCGACGAATGGCGCAGGTGGGTCGGGCGCTGGCAGGCGACGATCAGCCAGGACGGCTGGTCGGTATTCATCGCCGCCGTGCAGTTGCGCCGCACCTGGCTGGAGAACCGCCGCGACGTAGAGCTCACCCTCATCCCGGACGGTGTCGAGGTGGCGAACGTCGATCCCTACTGGGGACGGAACATGCCGCCTGGAGACCGGGCCTACTACGGGTTCGTCCATCACATGGAGTCCACCATCGACCTGACCTACCAGATCCGCGGTGAGCCGATCGACGATGTGCTTCGACACGCGCTGGAACCGGCCATGGCCATCATGGGATTGGCAGTGACCTCGTTTGCCCCGAGAACGGAGACGGAGTGCCGCTCGGTTGCGCACACACTCATCGCGCTGTGGCTCGCCTCCGACCTGCGCGAGCCGGTGGAGATGCTGATCGAGAAGTACGACGACGCGGTCTGGGCGACGACACGCGCTTGGCCGCCACCCCGATACGGTGCTCCCGGCAGTTCGCCCGCGTTGATGCTCCTGCTTCGGTCCCTGCGCCGGGATTCCGAACGGCTACCTCCCGGGAAGGTGTTCGAGTGGAGCCAGTCGTTCCTCGACTGGGAGTATTTCACCGCCGACCACCGGCCACTCCTCCGTGACTGCCTACTGGCCGTACGTGCCGCCGGCCCGGAGGACGACATCGTCCGCCAGGAACTGCTGGACAAGGTCGACAAGGTCCTGGACGACCTCCAGTCATGA